A single region of the Nicotiana sylvestris chromosome 6, ASM39365v2, whole genome shotgun sequence genome encodes:
- the LOC104224543 gene encoding probable folate-biopterin transporter 3 has protein sequence MGQEGTILLDGQLHRDKKPKNRILGLILRPFYWLGKLSEELHWSFVSAVVIVYGINQGMSLGLSKISTQYYMKDEQKLQPSEAQIYFGIIQLPWIVKPLWGLLTDTLPILGYRRRPYFMLGGFIGVVAMLSLSINQNLHLAFALLCLMAGSAGVAIADVTIDACVTENSISHPSLASDMQSLCGLSSSVGQLIGFGISGFLVHLIGSKGVFGILSIPAGLVILVGMMSRETYVPNVAYKRVSQKFSDAGKAMWMALKCQSVWRPCIYMYISLALSFHIHEGMFYWYTDAKDGPYFSKEMVGSISSVGAVGSLLGVLLYQNAFKNHPFRSVLFWTQLLYGASGLVDLILVSRVNLKFGIPDYVVVVSDAAFSHMIGRLKWMPLLVLSSKLCPSGIEGTFFALLMSIDHIGMLTASWGGGLLLHTFNVTRTQFDNLWIVIVIRSCLRILPVCILFLIPSSDPNASILPTEMLKSKKGDDIVENQNMEMASLVSNVDQHLVDT, from the exons ATGGGCCAAGAAGGTACGATTTTACTTGATGGCCAACTTCACAGAGACAAGAAGCCAAAAAACAGAATATTGGGTCTGATTTTAAGGCCATTTTATTGGTTAGGAAAGTTAAGTGAGGAGTTGCACTGGAGCTTTGTGTCAGCTGTGGTAATTGTGTATGGGATAAATCAGGGAATGAGTTTAGGTTTGAGCAAGATTAGTACACAGTATTATATGAAAGATGAACAGAAGTTACAGCCATCTGAagcccaaatttattttggaattatTCAATTGCCTTGGATTGTTAAGCCTCTTTGGGGTCTTTTAACTGATACTCTACCTATTTTAGGATACCGAAGGCGACCTTACTTCATGCTTGGTG GTTTCATTGGTGTTGTCGCCATGCTTAGTCTGTCAATCAACCAGAACTTACACCTTGCATTTGCTTTGTTGTGCCTAATGGCTGGCAGTGCGGGAGTGGCAATAGCAGATGTGACTATTGATGCATGTGTGACAGAGAACAGCATAAGCCATCCTTCTCTTGCCAgtgacatgcaaagcttgtgtgGTCTGAGCTCTTCAGTGGGGCAACTGATAGGGTTCGGAATCAGTGGTTTTTTGGTTCATCTAATTGGATCCAAG GGAGTGTTTGGAATTTTAAGCATCCCTGCTGGTCTGGTCATTTTGGTAGGAATGATGTCACGTGAAACATATGTACCCAACGTTGCATATAAGCGG GTAAGTCAAAAgttctctgatgctggtaaagcTATGTGGATGGCACTGAAATGCCAGAGTGTTTGGAGGCCATGTATATACATGTACATTTCTCTTGCATTGAGTTTTCATATTCACGAGGGAATGTTTTACTGGTATACAGATGCAAAGGATGGCCCGTATTTTTCAAAG GAGATGGTAGGGTCCATATCTTCTGTTGGTGCGGTGGGCTCTCTTCTTGGTGTTCTCCTTTACCAGAATGCCTTTAAAAACCATCCTTTCCGTAGCGTACTTTTCTGGACTCAGTTACTGTATGGTGCTTCAGGGCTGGTAGATTTAATATTGGTCTCACGTGTAAACTTAAAATTTGGTATCCCTGattatgttgttgttgtaagcgATGCAGCATTCTCTCATATGATCGGGCGTCTCAAATGGATGCCTCTTCTTGTACTCAGTTCAAAGCTTTGCCCTTCAGGCATTGAAGGAACTTTTTTTGCTTTGCTAATGTCAATCGATCATATTGGTATGCTCACAGCATCCTGGGGTGGAGGCCTCTTACTTCATACCTTCAACGTTACAAGGACACAATTCGACAACCTTTGGATAGTGATAGTGATCCGGAGCTGTTTAAGAATCCTTCCAGTTTGTATTCTTTTTCTAATACCAAGCAGTGATCCAAATGCTTCTATTCTTCCAACTGAAATGTTGAAGAGTAAAAAGGGTGACGATATTGTTGAAAATCAGAATATGGAAATGGCTTCTCTTGTTAGCAATGTTGACCAGCATTTAGTGGATACATGA